In Gadus macrocephalus chromosome 4, ASM3116895v1, the following proteins share a genomic window:
- the hapln1b gene encoding hyaluronan and proteoglycan link protein 1, which translates to MIWVLVCALVTLSVADELDILYPDLEHSRTIYVTENAPRISVLSQQDKVVSQRGGNATLPCTIQRDQMMPPNHKMRIKWTKLTSDYLKEVDVFVAMDYHKRSYGRFHGRVHLQGASPLDASLVISDLTLEDYGRYKCEVIDGLEDGTTVVSLDLQGILFPYSPRLGRYNLNFYEAERACREQDAAVASFDQLYEAWRGGLDWCNAGWLSDGSVQYPITSPREPCGGKATAPGVRSYGVREKEKNHFDVFCFTSHYKGRFYYLIHPSKLTYDEAVGACLKDGAEIAKVGQMYAAWKLLGYDRCDAGWLADGSVRYPISRPRRRCSPTEAAVRFSGFPDKKHKLYGVYCFKGQH; encoded by the exons AAAACGCCCCCCGGATATCGGTGCTATCTCAGCAGGACAAGGTGGTCTCTCAGCGGGGGGGCAACGCCACACTGCCCTGCACCATACAGCGGGACCAGATGATGCCCCCCAACCACAAGATGAGGATCAAGTGGACCAAGCTGACCTCCGACTACCTTAAAGAG GTGGACGTCTTCGTCGCCATGGACTACCACAAGCGGAGCTACGGGCGCTTCCACGGGCGGGTCCACCTCCAGGGCGCCTCCCCCTTGGACGCCTCCCTGGTGATCAGCGACCTCACCCTGGAGGATTATGGGAGATATAAGTGCGAGGTCATCGACGGCTTGGAGGACGGCACCACTGTGGTTTCCCTCGACCTTCAAG gcatcCTCTTCCCCTACTCGCCGCGCCTCGGCCGCTACAACCTCAACTTCTACGAGGCGGAGCGGGCGTGCCGGGAGCAGGACGCGGCGGTGGCGTCCTTCGACCAGCTGTACGAGGCGTGGCGCGGCGGCCTGGACTGGTGCAACGCTGGCTGGCTGAGCGACGGCTCCGTGCAGTACCCCATCACCAGCCCCCGGGAGCCCTGCGGCGGCAAGGCCACCGCGCCGGGCGTGCGGAGCTACGGCGtgcgggagaaggagaagaaccacTTTGACGTCTTCTGCTTCACCTCGCACTACAAGG gtCGGTTCTACTACCTGATCCACCCCTCCAAGCTGACCTATGACGAGGCGGTGGGGGCGTGTCTTAAGGACGGGGCAGAGATCGCCAAGGTGGGCCAGATGTATGCCGCCTGGAAGCTGCTGGGCTACGACCGCTGTGACGCCGGCTGGTTGGCCGACGGCAGCGTCCGTTACCCTATCTCCCGCCCCCGCCGGCGCTGCAGTCCAACCGAAGCGGCCGTGAGGTTCTCCGGCTTCCCAGACAAGAAACACAAGCTGTACGGAGTGTACTGCTTCAAGGGCCAGCACTga